One stretch of Prinia subflava isolate CZ2003 ecotype Zambia chromosome 7, Cam_Psub_1.2, whole genome shotgun sequence DNA includes these proteins:
- the LOC134552966 gene encoding uncharacterized protein LOC134552966, which translates to MAGRDEGKKGGCFALASPQLGGWGWENLSPPPPPPPPPPPPPPQQRRSVPGRLRGAAPSAGPRLPAGPAPSSRRRPEPRSLGSERSRALPPRPPRHSHGGRRRQRACAAGRCRRGREGWMDGAAAAAGAAAGREYGAGTAAAEAQDNASFQ; encoded by the exons ATGGCGG gaagggatgaggggaagaaaggaggatGCTTTGCCCTGGCCTCACCTCAGCTCGGTGGGTGGGGGTGGGAGAATCtctcgccgccgccgccgcctcctcctccgccacctcctcctcctccccagcagcgGCGGTCAGTGCCGGGCCGGCTGCGCGGCGCGGCTCCCTCGGCCGGTCCCCGCCTCCCCGCTGGCCCCGCTCCCTCCTCCCGCCGCCGGCCCGAGCCGCGCTCGCTGGGCTCTGAGCGGAgccgggcgctgccgccgcggccgccccgccaCAGCCACGGGGGGAGGAGGCGGCAGCGCGCCTGCGCcgccgggcgctgccgccgagggagggagggatggatggatggagccgccgccgctgccggcgCCGCGGCCGGCCGTGAGTACGGAGCGGGCACGGCTGCGGCAG AAGCCCAAGACAATGCATCTTTCCAGTAA